A genomic window from Salvia miltiorrhiza cultivar Shanhuang (shh) chromosome 5, IMPLAD_Smil_shh, whole genome shotgun sequence includes:
- the LOC131025355 gene encoding protein JINGUBANG-like, with translation MKVRSWLSTCSSATCIATSDAAAPSPPLTLFPPPKSLFSDTSSSSYSDNSQTNSSIQSNLSLLTLPSLPSLQKLTLSPLNPSATTSAAALLPLRGRAHVHFLALHNRLLYAALGDQIHVYETLTNTLLDTFNAASDATGAAKSIAFRGGRILTAHQDCKIRVWKLNDQKKHKLVATLPTLEDRLRRFILPQNYVRVRRHKQRLWIQHHDAVSGLAAIDDHRREVNLIASISWDRSIKIWNTRNLNCLQSINKAHDDAINAVAVSTDGLIYTGSADRKIRVWQKEGKSEKYAAIATLEKHKSAVNALALNRDGSVLFSGSCDRSILVWEREDSAGHMAAVGALRGHARAILCLINVRDLLISGSADRTVRIWQRGFDARFCCLAVLEGHRTPVRSLTAEDGEDGGGVRVFSGSFDGEIRVWEVGF, from the coding sequence ATGAAGGTCCGATCTTGGCTATCAACATGCTCCTCCGCCACCTGCATCGCCACCTCCGACGCCGCCGCCCCATCTCCGCCACTAACCCTATTCCCTCCACCAAAATCCCTCTTCTCCGacaccagcagcagcagctacTCCGATAACTCCCAAACCAACAGCAGCATCCAATCCAACCTCTCTCTCCTCACCCTCCCCTCCCTCCCTTCCCTCCAAAAACTCACCCTCTCCCCCCTCAACCCCTCCGCCaccacctccgccgccgccctcctccCCCTCCGCGGCCGCGCCCACGTCCACTTCCTCGCCCTCCACAACCGCCTCCTCTACGCCGCCCTCGGCGACCAAATCCACGTCTACGAGACCCTCACCAACACCTTGCTCGACACCTTCAACGCCGCCTCCGACGCCACCGGCGCCGCCAAATCCATCGCCTTCCGCGGCGGCAGGATCCTCACCGCGCACCAGGACTGCAAAATCCGCGTCTGGAAACTCAACGATCAGAAGAAACACAAGCTCGTCGCCACCCTCCCCACGCTCGAGGACCGCCTCCGCCGCTTCATCCTCCCCCAAAACTACGTCCGCGTCCGCCGCCACAAGCAGCGCCTCTGGATCCAGCACCACGACGCCGTCTCCGGCCTCGCCGCAATCGACGACCACCGCCGCGAAGTTAACCTAATCGCGTCGATTTCATGGGACCGAAGCATCAAAATATGGAACACGCGAAATCTCAATTGCCTCCAATCAATCAACAAAGCTCACGACGACGCCATCAACGCCGTCGCGGTATCCACCGACGGATTGATCTACACCGGCTCCGCCGACCGGAAGATCAGAGTGTGGCAGAAAGAGGGGAAATCGGAGAAATACGCGGCGATCGCGACGCTGGAGAAGCACAAATCGGCGGTTAACGCGCTGGCGCTGAACCGGGACGGGTCGGTTCTGTTTTCCGGTTCGTGCGACCGGTCCATTTTGGTGTGGGAGAGAGAAGACAGCGCCGGCCACATGGCGGCGGTGGGGGCGTTGAGGGGCCATGCAAGGGCGATCTTGTGTTTGATCAACGTCCGTGATCTGCTCATCAGCGGATCGGCCGATCGGACGGTCAGGATCTGGCAGCGCGGCTTCGACGCCCGGTTCTGCTGCTTGGCGGTTCTCGAGGGGCACCGGACGCCGGTGAGGTCGCTCACGGCGGAGGACGGCGAAGACGGTGGCGGCGTGAGGGTGTTTAGTGGGAGTTTTGATGGGGAGATTAGAGTGTGGGAAGTTGGGTTTTGA